TGAGGCCCTGCGTATGGTGCCGGGCATTGAGGTCTCAAGGATTGACGCAAACAGGTGGACTATCGCTTCAAGGGGTTTCAACAATTATTATTCAAACAAGCTCCTTGTACTTATGGACGGGAGGACCGTCTACACATCTCTCTTCTCAGGGGTCTACTGGGAGGTACAGGACACTGTACTAAGCGACATTGAACGCATCGAGGTTATAAGGGGGCCGGGCGGTACCCTGTGGGGTGCAAATGCGGTTAATGGAGTCATAAACATTGTCACAAAAAAGGTAAAAGATACACAGGGCGGCCATCTCGATATCATCGCAGGGACTGAGGAGAGGGCAATAGGTTCACTTCGTTATGGCGGTAAGGCAGGCGAAAAGGCATGGTACAGGGTATACGCAAAATTTCTTAAAAGGGATAGCTCAGCCGCATTTTCAGGAGGTGAAAGGCCTGACACCATGGAGATTTCGCGGGCAGGCGGAAAAATGGAGCTGGAGTTGGGAGGTCAAGACAGCCTTTTTATCCAGGGTGATTATTACGACGGTGAATCGGGGGCCAGAAATATCAGGACGCTGCCATATGATCCATACTTTGAGAAGATAAACAGTGTAGAGGACAAATCAGGCTGGAACATCCAGGCAAGATGGGATCATGCCTATTCCAGGAATTCTGATTTCAATCTTCAATTGTATTACCATATGAACGAACGTGATAACCCCGGTCTTTTTGAAAAGGAGGCTGTTTATGACATGGATTTTCAACACAGGTTCAGGCTGGGAAATCTTCAGGAGATACTGTGGGGAACCGGGTACAGGCATGTAAACAACAAGACAAGGGGCTCATTTGATATATCATTTGTCCCTCATGAGCGGACAGACCATCTTTACAGTTTTTTTATCCAGGATGAGGTCACGATCTTTCCTGAAAAACTTACAGCCACCATCGGGACAAAGATAGAAAAGAACAACTATACAGGCAAAGAGCTACAGCCAAGCCTCAGGCTCATGTGGACACCTGATAGATTAAACAGCGTGTGGGGAGCCATATCAAGGGCCGTAAGGACACCATCAAGATTTGAGCATGATGTCAGGACAAATTATTTGTTTTCCATGGAGGGCTATGATCCCTTCTATTTTGCAATAATCGGGAACAGGGAGGCGGAATCGGAAGAGCTATGGGCCTATGAGGCGGGGTACAGGTTTAAACCCCATGATTCATTTTCAATAGACCTTGCCCTGTTCTTAAACAGGTATGACAGGCTTATCACATATGAGTTTGGTACACCATTTTTTGAAGGAGAGCCTCTATATCTGGTCATTACCGAGTCAGCGGCAAACAACATGAAGGGTAACACCTATGGCGGGGAATTATCAATTGACTATAGCCCGCTCAGCTATCTGCGGTTTCAGGGGGCATACTCATATCTCAGGTTTGATCTGAATGATCCTGTAACGCAGGGTTACTATTCCCGGTTTTATGAAGGTGCAAGCCCTTCCCACCGGTTTTCTGTAAGGTCATCAATAGAGCTTCCATATAACCTTGAACTGGACCTCTGGTTCAAATACCGCGACAATCTTTCATCCCATTTGCTCCCATCCATTTTCAATATGGATGCAAGGATAGGATACAGGCTGGGAAAGGATATGGATATATCTATAACAAGTCAGAACCTGTTTGATTCAAAGCAGCCTGAGACAGTAGTAAATGATTCTATCTATATAGCATCCCAGATAGAAAGGGGTTACTACCTTAGATTTACATGGAATTTTTAACAGCTATTACCGGGCTAAATGATTAGGAAAATGCAAAATGCCTTTTTAAATATAAAACTGAATAGAGCAAGACTCCTGCTTTTCTTTAGCATTATTCTGCTCCTGCTCTGTCCTTGTTTTACCTTGGCCGCACAACCTGCTGTAGAAAGCGAATACAGGCTCAAGGCGGCATTTCTATACAACTTTGCAAAGTATGTAACATGGCCGGATACAGAAAAAAATGGAGAGAAATTTATAATAGGCATCCTTGGTGAAAACCCCTTCGGGGCAGAGCTTGATATCATTCAGGGTAAGATGATCAATGATGCAAGTATAGAGATCAGGCAGTATGAATCAATTGAAGAGGCAAGGGATTGCAGTATCCTTTTTATAGGCCCTTCAGAAAGAGAAAATATTTCTGATATCACTAATGAACTGAAAAGGCACAGGATACTCACAGTCAGTGACACAAAAGGATATGCCCATATGGGTGTGATGATAAATCTATACGAGGATGATAACAGGCTGAGGTTCGAGATAAATAACAGGGCTGCAGAATCGGCCGGCCTCAAAATCAGTTCACACCTGTTGAGGCTTGGAAAGATCATTGAACCGGAAAGCAAGGATTTACATAATGAAAAGATTCAGTGATCTCTCATTAAAGAAAAAGCTTATTTCCATAACCGCCTTTACCGCACTTGCGGCAATACTGCTTGTGCTGATCACAAACCTGCTCTTCGCCTATATCGGGTTTAAGCAGAACAATAGAAATAGTCTTGTATCACTTGCACGTATCACGGGTACAAATTGCGGTGCAGCTGTAATCTTCGGTGATAATGATGCAGCAGAAAAAACACTTGAAGGATTAAGGACAGAAACCCATATAGAATCAGCAAGGGTATATCTCCCGGATGGGACTGTTTTTGCTGAATTCCTTAGGCATTCAGATAAAAACAGAAAAAAGGTGAATATAAATTGGTATAAGATAGGAGATGAAACAAAAGAAAAATCCTCTATCGACCTCATTGATGACCGGTTTATCTATTCAGGGGGAATGGCGATAATCCTGCATCCTGTTACAATGGATGATAGACAGGTAGGCATAATTGAGATTACATCAAATCAGCGTGAACTCAATGAGGCCATGGCTGCTATCTTTTTTGTCAACCTGTTCGTGCTGGTGATTGCCTCTATGCTTGCAGTTTTTATCTCGACAAAGGCGCAGAAGAGCATCTCAGGGCCTGTGAATATGCTTGCAGACACTATGGCGAATGTCTCCCGTGACAAGGATTATTCCGTGAGGGTAATAAAACAGAGCAGGGATGAGCTTGGCACGCTGTGTGAGATGTTTAATGAAATGCTTAGCGAGATACAGGAAAGGGATGACAGGCTCAGGTTTATTCAGTATTCAGTGGATCACATGCAGGATGCCATATTCTGGGCCGATTCAGATGCCTGTATTGTCAGCGCAAACCAAAAGGCATGCGACCTGATGGGGTATACAAAAGAGGAGATCCTTTCCATGACCCTGTATGACTTCTATCTGAAATTAACACCTGAAACATGGAAGGAAATGTGGGAGTTTATACTGAAGGAGAAAAATATATCTGCCGAGATTGAGACTTATAAAAAGGATGGGACAAGCTTTCCATCAGAAGTTTTTGTGAGCAACATAGAATTCAATGGGAAGCTCTACAACTGTTCATTTATCAGGGATATTACCGATAAGCAGAGGCTCAAGGCCCAGCTTGAACAGGCACAGAAGCTGGAGGCAATAGGCACACTGGCCGGCGGGGTGGCCCATGACCTTAATAATATTTTAGGTGGGCTTGTAGGTTATCCTGATCTCCTTCTCATGGACATCCCGGAAGGAAGCCCACTGATAAAACCCCTACAGACCATAAAAAAATCGGGTGAAAAGGCGGCCGCAATAGTGCAGGACATGCTAGCCCTTGCCAGGCGCAATGTTGATATCCAGAAGGTGGTAAGCCCTAATGATGTGATAAGTGATTATCT
The sequence above is drawn from the Desulfatiglans sp. genome and encodes:
- a CDS encoding TonB-dependent receptor; the protein is MNRILNKARTSILSISYGQTDKLTTSSLFYLTLFIFILQLFLSSSARGVPPQYDITELTIEELMSIEMKTTISRKAQAVNEVAAAVFVITQEDIRRSGAMSIPEALRMVPGIEVSRIDANRWTIASRGFNNYYSNKLLVLMDGRTVYTSLFSGVYWEVQDTVLSDIERIEVIRGPGGTLWGANAVNGVINIVTKKVKDTQGGHLDIIAGTEERAIGSLRYGGKAGEKAWYRVYAKFLKRDSSAAFSGGERPDTMEISRAGGKMELELGGQDSLFIQGDYYDGESGARNIRTLPYDPYFEKINSVEDKSGWNIQARWDHAYSRNSDFNLQLYYHMNERDNPGLFEKEAVYDMDFQHRFRLGNLQEILWGTGYRHVNNKTRGSFDISFVPHERTDHLYSFFIQDEVTIFPEKLTATIGTKIEKNNYTGKELQPSLRLMWTPDRLNSVWGAISRAVRTPSRFEHDVRTNYLFSMEGYDPFYFAIIGNREAESEELWAYEAGYRFKPHDSFSIDLALFLNRYDRLITYEFGTPFFEGEPLYLVITESAANNMKGNTYGGELSIDYSPLSYLRFQGAYSYLRFDLNDPVTQGYYSRFYEGASPSHRFSVRSSIELPYNLELDLWFKYRDNLSSHLLPSIFNMDARIGYRLGKDMDISITSQNLFDSKQPETVVNDSIYIASQIERGYYLRFTWNF
- a CDS encoding YfiR family protein; translation: MIRKMQNAFLNIKLNRARLLLFFSIILLLLCPCFTLAAQPAVESEYRLKAAFLYNFAKYVTWPDTEKNGEKFIIGILGENPFGAELDIIQGKMINDASIEIRQYESIEEARDCSILFIGPSERENISDITNELKRHRILTVSDTKGYAHMGVMINLYEDDNRLRFEINNRAAESAGLKISSHLLRLGKIIEPESKDLHNEKIQ
- a CDS encoding response regulator encodes the protein MKRFSDLSLKKKLISITAFTALAAILLVLITNLLFAYIGFKQNNRNSLVSLARITGTNCGAAVIFGDNDAAEKTLEGLRTETHIESARVYLPDGTVFAEFLRHSDKNRKKVNINWYKIGDETKEKSSIDLIDDRFIYSGGMAIILHPVTMDDRQVGIIEITSNQRELNEAMAAIFFVNLFVLVIASMLAVFISTKAQKSISGPVNMLADTMANVSRDKDYSVRVIKQSRDELGTLCEMFNEMLSEIQERDDRLRFIQYSVDHMQDAIFWADSDACIVSANQKACDLMGYTKEEILSMTLYDFYLKLTPETWKEMWEFILKEKNISAEIETYKKDGTSFPSEVFVSNIEFNGKLYNCSFIRDITDKQRLKAQLEQAQKLEAIGTLAGGVAHDLNNILGGLVGYPDLLLMDIPEGSPLIKPLQTIKKSGEKAAAIVQDMLALARRNVDIQKVVSPNDVISDYLKSPEHTKIMEFHPGITITVNLDKNLPNITGSNVHLSKAIMNLVSNAAEALTDEDREIIISTHFCYLDADYHGFQTVTRGGYSIVSVEDRGTGISKDDQKMIFEPFYTKKIMGRSGTGLGMTVVSGVVKDHRGFIDIESTKGKGTRFDLYFPSTDEKVIEESREISLETCRGNETILVVDDVEEQRELALFALKKLGYNVVTVISGEEAINYLKTKKADLIILDMIMEPGMDGLETYRKVLEINPGQKAVISSGFAENIRVKEALKLGAGAYVKKPYTAINLGTAVRKELDRRIEKIN